The genomic segment TCCCGGGAACCCACATTGAGCCACACCCCCACCGCCACCGAATGGAAGTGAGGCACCTCCTCGGTGACGATGCGGAGCCCGTTACTCAGGACGCTTTTTTGGTACACGCCCCCCCCTGCGATCCGAATCGTCCGGCTGGGGGTTATCATTAGGAATCAAGGCCTTGATGGACAGGCGAATCTTCCCCTGCCGGTCCACGTCCAGAACCTTGACCGTGACTACGTCGCCTTCCTTGAGGATCTCGTCTACGGTTTTAACCCGGCGATGGGCCATCTCCGAGATGTGCACCAGGCCGTCGGTGCCCGGCAGGATTTCCACAAAAGCGCCGAAATCCATGATCTTCTTCACCTTGCCCGTGTAGGTGGCGCCGATTTCCGCTTCTTCGATGATCTCGTTGATCAACCGAATAGCTTCATTAGCCGCGGTCTGGTCGGCCGAGGAGATATGGATGCGGCCATCGTCTTCGATGTCGATCTTTACTCCGGTGGCCGCCACGATCGACTTCACCATTTTACCACCGGGTCCGATCACCTCCCGAATCTTGTCGGGATTGATGGTGAGCACGATGATCTTGGGCGCGTGTTCCTTGAGGGTGGGAGACGGCGCGTCGATAACTTCGTTCATCTTCCCCAGAATATGCAGCCGGGCCTCCCGGGCCTGAGTCAGGGCCTGGCCCATGATCTCCCGGGTCAATCCCGTCATTTTGATATCCATCTGGAGGGCGGTGATCCCGTCTGCGGTTCCGGCCACCTTGAAGTCCATGTCGCCGAGAGAGTCTTCATCGCCCAGGATGTCGGACAACACCGCTACCCGGTCGTCCTCTTTGATGAGACCCATGGCCACTCCGGCTACCGCCGCCTTGATGGGCACGCCCGCGTCCATCAGGGCCATGGAGCCCCCGCAGATCGTCGCCATGGAAGAAGAGCCGTTAGAGGAGAGGATTTCAGACACGATGCGGATGGTATAGGGAAACTCTTCCGCGGACGGCAGTACCTGGGAAATGGCGCGCTCGGCCAAGGCCCCGTGGCCAATTTCCCGTCGTCCAGGCCCTCTAATCATGCGGGTTTCCCCCACCGAATACGGGGGAAAATTATAGTGGAGCATGAAGGACTTGAAGGTCTCGCCCACCAGGGTCTCGATTTTCTGTTCATCCGAAGGGGTCCCCAGGGTGGCGACGGCCAGAGCCTGAGTTTCGCCGCGGGTAAAGACCGCGGAGCCGTGGCTACGGCTGAGGATGTTGATTTCTCCGGTAATAGGACGGACTTCGGTGTAGCTGCGGCCGTCGATGCGGCGTTGTTCCGTGAGCATCAAATTCCGCACCAGCTTTTTCTTAAACTCCGAGAAAAGGCCCTTGGCAACTTTCTCCAGACCTTCCACCTCGGACCCCAGGTCGGCCAGCACCTCATCACGCGCCTGATCCAAGGCCTTATAGCGGGCCTTCTTTTCAGGGATGACCACCGCGGCCAGGATCTTATCTTTGGCCAGGGCCTCGATTTTCTGACGCAACTCCGGGTAATCGGGCGGCTCTACCACCTGCCGTTTGGGCTCGCCGATCTCCCGGCCCATGCCCTTGATAAGCTCTAAGATGGGCTGGAGCTGCTCCTGGGCGAAAAACAGGGCTTCCAGCACTTCATCTTCCTGGATCATCCGCGCGCCGGCTTCCACCATCACCAGGCCCTGGGGCGCCCCGGCCACGATGAGATTCAAGGTGCTCTCTTTGAGCTGGGAATTGGTGGGATTGATTACGAGTTGCCCATCGACCTTGCCTACCCGCACTGCGGCCACCGGTCCGTTAAAGGGGATATCGGAGATCTCCAGGGCCGCGGCGGCGCCGTTTAAGGCGACGATATCCGGATCAATTTCCATGTCTCCGGAGAGCACGGTAGCAATAATCTGAATTTCGTTGACCGTCCCCTTGGGGAAGAGCGGCCTCATCGGCCGGTCAATGAACCGGGAGGTCAGGGTCTCTTTTTCTGAGGGCCGCCCGATTTCTCTCCGAAAGAAACTCCCGGGCACCCGTCCGGCGGCATAAGCCCTCTCCATGTAATCCACGGTCAGGGGTAAAAAATCAATGCCCTCTCTGGGTGAGTCGGACATGGTTGCGGTAACCAGGACCGCATTTTCCCCATAACGGACCAACACTGAACCGCTGGCCTGTTGGGCCAAATGACCCGTTTCGAAATAGAGGTCGCGACCCCCAATTTCTACTGTATATGTCTTTTTTGCCATATGATTCCGATGAGCCTCCTATTTTCTCAGGCCAAGTCGCTCGATCAAAGCCCGGTAACGTTCGATGTCTCTGTCTTTCAGATAATTCAGGAGGCGCCGGCGTTGTCCCACCAGCTTGATCAATCCCCGACGGGAATGGTGGTCCTTGGCATGGACCTTAAAATGATCCGTCAAGTAACTGATGCGCTCGCTCAAGATGGCCACCTGCACTTCCGGTGAGCCGGTGTCGGCGTCATGCAGCCGGTAACGATCAATAATCTCCTGTTTATGTTCTGTATCTAGGGCCACGTCTTCCTCCTTTTGTAGCAGTCAGCTATCAGCTAACAGCTGTCAGCTAAAACTTAAACAGCCTTCCAGCAATGTTGACCGCCTTATTTGCTCTTAAAAAATTTTCAGCATTCAGAATGCTATTGTTCCCATTCTTCTTGGCTCGACGCTTTAAGCAATAAGGGTTGAGCATGATGATATTGTTCCATCTTTTTAAAGCTGACCGCTCAAAAACACTCGCACCGGGGCCAGCACCGCCTGGGGCGTCAGGTTCCTTACCTGGGCCACAGCTATCAGTTCGGCGTCCGCCAGAATCCGCACCTGTTCGCCTTCATGCAAATCCGTTGCGCCGTGCACCAGAGGCCGGCCCTGGCGCAACTGCCGGGCTGCGGCTGCGTCCACCTCGATGGAGCGCAGCCTCGGCAGGCAGTCGGTAAGCGGCACAATCCGGCTCACCAGTCCCTCCTGGCTCAGCTCTGCCAAAGTCACCAGCGGAAGAGCGTCGTCCACCTTAAACGGTCCCACTGCCAGGCGGCGCAAGGCCGCCAGATGCGCCCCGCATCCCAGAACCTCGCCCAAATCCTGGGCCAGGGTGCGGATATAGGTGCCCTGGGAACAGGCAACCGTCATGGTAAACTCCGGGATAACCAGTTCGTCCACGGTCAAATCATAAATCGTCACGGTCCGGGGCGCCAACTCCGCCACCTCTCCCCGGCGGGCCAGACGGTAGGCGCGCTCTCCCTGGTAATGCACCGCGGAGTACTGCGGCGGCACTTGGGTCACCTCTCCCACAAGGCCGGTGGCCGCCTGGATAATCTCCTCCGGGGTCGGCATCGCCTCGTTGGTGGCAATGATCGTCCCGGTGCAATCCTGGGTGTCGGTGGTAACCCCCAATTTTACCCGCGCCCGGTAGGTCTTGGGTTCGGGCATCAGGTAGGGCACCAGCTTGGTGGCTTCCAGCAGGCACAGGGGCAACAGGCCCGTAGCAAAGGGGTCCAGGGTGCCAAGGTGACCGATCTTCCGAATCTTCAACACCCGCCGGGCCCGGCGCACCACCTCGAAGGAGGTCACGTCCGCGGGCTTGTCAATGAGGAGGATGCCGGAGATCATTAATTTGAGTCTTTCAGAATCTTGTTAACCTGCTTTTTTAATAACGAAAGCTTATTCTCAATAATGTCCCATATAGTCTCCAGGTCGATCCCTGGATATTCATGAATCAAGATATTTCTTAGACTAACAATCCTGCCCCACTCCACATCAGGGAATTTTATTCTAAATCCTTCGGGTAATCTTCTGGCAGCTTCACCAATTATTTCAAGATTCCGGATTACCGCGTCGATAGTTTTTCTATCATTACAAAAATCAACTAATGATAATCCTGCTGTATAATCTTGTATCCTTTCAATACATTCGATTATATCACTAAGGTAGATTTTATAATCCCTGGGCATAGATCGTTTCTTTTAATATCGGCTCTTTAAGCCTGGGCTTAAGAGCATCTTTCATTACCAAGTCCACGTCGCAGGCAAACAATTCTTCTAAATAATCTTTAAGATCCATATAAGCATCAAAACTCTTCTTCTCTAATTCTACCAGGAAATCTAGATCACTACTTTCCGTGGCTTCGCCCCGGGCCACGGAGCCAAACAGCCCCAAACTCCGGACCCCAAACCTTTTAAGCGTTTCCCGGTTCTCCTCGATGATTTTCAGGATTGCATCCGAACTTTTTTTCATAGCCTCTTTGCTTCCTCAATCCGGTTGTTATGCCCTGACCTCGATGTGGCTAAACTCTCAACGCTCTTCCGGTTCCCCTGGTCCATGCTGTTCCCTGGCCGCCTCAAACAACTTCTCCAACTGCGCCGCCCGGTCCAGACCTGGATCCGGCAGGAAGAAGAACTCCGGCATCAAACGGAAAAGGTTTTCTTTGGCCACTTCCTGTTTGATGAAGCCCAGGGCCTTGTCCAGCGCCTTGGTCACCTGGATTTTGTCCACGTTTTCCCGCACCACATAGAATACCCGGGCCTGCTTTAAATCCGGGCTCATCTCCACCTCGGTGAGGGTGAGTTCCTTGAGACGGGGGTCGGCGCACTTGTTGAGCAGGATCAGCGCCAGCCGTTCCCGGAGCAATTCCGCCACCCGGGTGGGGCGGCCCGTGGGGGTCCGTTGTTTCACGTGTCTCACTTCTCCAGGTAACAGAGTTCCACCTGGAAATCGATAATCTCCGCCAGGTTCTGGTTCTCGATATATTTCATGATTTGCTGCAGCCGGCTTTCCAGAAACTGGGAATCATTGCCCACCAGGGCCACGCCGATCTTGGCCTTCTGCCACAAATCGTTGTCACCCACTTCGGCTACGGCCGCCTCGAACTTGTGCCGCACTTTCTCGATCAGGCTTTTAACCACCCGCCGTTTACCCTTCAAGGAGTCGTTCTCCGGGATAATCAGCGTAATCAGGGCTGCGGCGATAATCATGGCGACTCACCCGGCTCCCTGGGGCCTGCTTATTCGGCTTGGATTTCGGGCCTGGCCGCCGGGGCCTCCAGGACGGCCTTCACCTTCTCTTGGATATAGGCTTCAATAATGTCGCCTTCTTTATAGTCGTTGAACCGGTCGATGCCGATACCGCATTCATACCCCGCCAGCACCTCTTTGGCATCCTCTTTGAAGCGCTTCAGGGAATTGATCTTGCCGCCTTCGGACACCTTCTTGCCACCGCGCAGCACCCGTGCCAGAGAGTTGCGTTCGATCTTGCCGTCCAGTACCATACAGCCGGCAATGGTTCCCACTTTGGTGATAGAAAAGACCTGGCGCACTTCGGCGCGGCCCATGATCTTCTCTTCCACGATGGGCTCCAGCAACCCTTCCAGGGCGGCATGAATATCATGCAACAGGGCATAGATGATGTCGTAATAGCGCACATCCACCTGCTCCTGCTCGGCCAGAGATATGGCCTTGGGATTGGCCCGGACATTGAACCCCACCACAATGGCATCCGAGGCCGAAGCCAGCATGATGTCGCTTTCGGAGACCTCGCCGAGACCGGAATGGATCATGGAGACCTTGATGTCTTTGGTCCCCAGCTCGGACAGAGCCTTGGCCAGGGCCTCGATGGAACCGTGCACGTCGGCCTTGAGCACCATCTTGAGTTCCTTGACCGCGCCATCCCGCACCTGCTGGTAGAGCTTTTCCAGGGTTACCCGGCTGATGCGGGCCAAAGTGGACTCTCGCTGCTTCTGCTGGCGCATCATAGCGATCTGCTTCGCCTTGCGCTCATCTTCCAGTACGATAAATTCGTCCCCGGCCTCGGGGACGCCGTTGAACCCCTGGACTTCCGCGGGCAGTCCCGGCGGCACTTCATCAATTTTTTCGCCCCGGTCGTCGAACAGGGCCCGCACGCGGCCATACTGCGGGCCGCACACAAAGTAATCCCCAGGCTTTAAGGTGCCTTCCTGGACCAGCACGGTACCCACCGGACCCCGCCCTTTATCCAGCCGGGATTCGATGATCCAGCCCGAGGCCGGTGCATTCGCCACGGCCTTGAGATCCAGGATTTCCGCCTGGAGGAGAATCTTCTCCAGCAATTCTTTGATGCCGATGCGTTTTTTAGCCGACACCTCGGTAAACAGGACGTCGCCGCCCCATTCTTCGGAAACCACGCCCGCGGTGGACAGTTCTCGTTTCACCCGCTCCGCGTTGGCATTGGGTTTGTCAATTTTGTTGACGGCCACCACCAGGGGTACGCCTGCTGCCCTGGCATGGTTAATGGCTTCCGTAGTCTGTTCCATGACGCCATCGTCTGCGGCCACTACCAGCACCACCAGGTCAGTGACCTTGGCGCCCCGGGCCCGCATCGCCGTAAAGGCCTCATGGCCCGGCGTATCCAGAAAGACCACTTCCCCTTGCTTTTCGGGCAGATTGACATAGTAGGCGCCGATATGCTGGGTAATGCCGCCGGCCTCCCCTTCAGTCACCCGGGTCCGGCGTATGGCGTCCAAGAGCGAAGTTTTGCCGTGGTCCACGTGCCCCATGATGGTAACCACCGGGGGCCGGGGAGTGGCCTCGCCTGCTTGGCGGGGAGCGACCGCCAGCAGATCTTCTTCCTGCATGCTGGCGTGTTCCACTTCATACCCGAATTCCCCGGCCACAAGGGTCGCGGATTCAAAATCAATGGGGTAATTAATAGTGGCGATTATGCCCATATGCATGAGCTGCTTGATGATTTCGCCGGACTTGATGCCCATGCGTTTGGCCAGCTCACCCACGGTGATGGATTCCCCCACCTTGACCCGCCGCTTGATGGCCTTGGGCACCGTGAGCTCCGACTTGGAGACCTTCTTGATGGCCTTCTTCATGCCTTTGCGGCGGCCCGAGCCTCGGGTCTCGCCTTCCGCACCGCTATACAGATCGGCCCGTTCCCTGACTTCCCGCTTTTTGACAGGTTTGGCCGCCCGAGCTGCCTCAGTTTCCGGGCGCTTGACCTTCTTCTTGCCCTGGCCGGCTTTCTTTTCTTCCACGACCACGGGGGGCTTGACCGGTCCGGCCCCTGGCCTAGCCGCGGCAGGCGCCGGTCTAGCTCCGGTGGGCCTGGCTGCGGGCCGTTCCGCCGCCGCGGGACGATGCACTGGCGCCGCCGGGGGGGGAGTAGCCGGTTTTTCAGGGGGTAGGCTGATAATCCGGGCCGGCATTTCTTTCTTCTTGGCTTTACCCCGCTGCCGTTTCAACGCCGCGCCTGAGTCCGCCGTCTGAGGCGGCTTTGGCGCGGCCGCAGGTGGTGTGGCCGCAGGCTGGGGTGGAGGTGGAGGCGGGGGTGTGACCGCTGCCACCTCGGGGATTTCGGGGGTTGCCTCGGGGGTCACTGCAGTCGGTCCTTCCGGTGCTGCAGGGGGTGCCGCGGCCGGGGGTGGCGGCGGCGCCACTTCAATGGGCGCAGGCTTCTCTTTGGGAGGCAGCGATACTACCCGGGCCACGGTCTCCTTGGGTTTCCGGGGCTTGATCACCGGCTTGGGAGGAGGCGGTGGCGCGGCTTCCGCCTCGGCAGTTTCCTCCGGGGGCGGTGCCGGCGGTATAACCGGGGGCGGCGGCGCCACCCGTCGACGGCGCTTGACCTTATCACCCACCCGCAGCTCCTCAACCTGAGGCACCGCGGTGGTGATCGTCTGGCGCGCCCGGGCCACTGTCTCATCATCCAACAGACTGAGATAGGTGATTTTTTCCTGCAGCCCCAGTTCATCCCGGAGACGGTGGATCAACTCTCCAACATCCATTTTCAATTCTTTGGCCAAATTTCCAATCCTGGTCTTACCCATATACGTAACCTAACCCCCGAAACTGATTTCGCCCTTGGCGGTGCACAATAATCTTTAACTTTCCTGGACCCCGGCCGTCTTCTCAGGGGTATCGGCCGCATCCTCCGGCCCGCCCCCTTGGATCATTTCCTGAGCCGCAGCGATGAGCGCCGTGGCCTTCTTCTCAGTCAATCCGGTGGACTGGAGCAGCTCATCCAGGCTGGTTTCCGCCACCTCCCGGGCCGACGAGTACCCTGCCTCATGCAAGAGACTGGCCGTGATCTCGCCCACGCCGGGAATGCTCAACAAAGAGAGATAACCTTCTTTCAATGATTTTGAGTACTTGGACTCGCTCTTGACGTCGATTTTCCAGCCCACCAGCCGCGACGCCAGCCTGACGTTCTGGCCCCGCTTGCCGATAGCCAGGGAAAGCTGATCATCCGGCACGATCACTTCCATGGTCTGGCTTTCCTTACTCATAATGATGCGGCTCACCTGGGCCGGGGCCAGGGCGTTGGTGGCAAACTTGGCCTCATCGGGATGCCAGGGGATGATGTCGATCTTTTCGCCCCGCAGTTCCTGCACGATGTTTTGGACCCGGGCCCCCTTCATGCCGACGCAGGCTCCCACCGGGTCTACATCCGAATCCCGGGAAGATACGGCGATCTTGGAACGGCTGCCCGGTTCCCGGGCGCAGCCCAAAATCTGGACGATGCCCTCGGAAATCTCCGGCACTTCGGATTCAAACAGGACCACCAGGAACTGGGGATGGGTCCGGGACAGGATGATCTGAGGACCCCGGGTCTGGCGCTTCACGTCCAGAACGTAGGCCCGGATGCGCTCCCCTTTATGGTAGATTTCCCGGGGGACCTGCTCCATAGGCGGCAGCAAAGCTTCGGTGCGCCCCAAATTGACGATGATACCCTCGGGGTCCAGGCGCTGCACGATGCCGTTCATGATCTCGCCTTTACGATCCTTGTAGTCTTCGTACACCAGGTCTCGCTCGGCGTCTTTCATGCGCTGCATGATCACCTGTTTGGCCGACTGCGCCGCAATGCGCCCGAAGGCCGAGGCGTCCATTTTAAAGCCCAGGCTGTCGCCCACTTCGCATTCCGGGTCCTCTATCCGGCCCTCTTCCAAAGAAATTTCCAGGTTGGGGTCTTTGACGCCCTCCACCACTTGCTTATATTGAAAGACCTCGATCTCCCCGGTTTCGTCCTGGTATTCCACCTCGATTTCCAGACGCGGGCCATACTTCTTTTTGGCGGCGGAACGAATGGCGTCCTTAATGGCACCGATGAGCAGCTCTTTATCGATCCCCTTATCGCGGCTTACCTGATCGATGATGCGCTTCAATTCAATATTCATGCGAGGTACTAGCCCTCCTTGCCAATATTTTTCTGGTCGATATCCAGCCGGGCCCGGGCGATCTCACTCAAGGGGATACACACGATGTGATCTCCCTCTTTGAGATAAACCCCATCGTCTTCCAGACCTTGCAGGATGCCGCTATGCACCTGGCTGCCTTCCCAAGGCGCCCGGGTGGTGACCCGCACCAGCCGGCCCACGAAACGTTGATAATCCTGGGGCTTCTTCAGAGCCCGGGTCAGGCCCGGCGACGACACCTCCAGGGTGAAGGAACTGGGGATGACGTCGTGGACATCCAACAGGCCGCTCACGATCCGGCTGATCCGGGTGATCTCCTCCAGGGTGATGCCTCCGCCGGGACGGTCCACAAACAGGCGCAGGATGGCGCGTCCTCGCCGGGGCCGGGCGTATTGCAATTCCACCAGCTCTGCGCCCTGGGATTCCAGGAGCGGCAGGATCAGCTCCTCCAACCGGGTTACCACGTCTGCTTTGGTTCCAACTTCGTCTGTCACGGTCAACCTGTCGGGAAAAGTTCGTCCCTGTGGATATTGCCCTTCTATTGCTTAAACCGTCAGGCTGACTTGCCCCAACCTGTTCACTCGGCATCAGAACAAAGCCGCCGCCGGCCCCGATCATGGTGCCGTACAGCCCCACTCCCCACGCCCAACCCGATGAGCCAGAAATAGTCTGCAGGGCTGAACGCCGGCATCTAAGCCCTCTTGCTACATCCCAGACCACTTTTTGAGTGCCGACTATCGATAGGCTTCCCGGCGATGTCGAACCTGAGTAACCACAATCAGGTTCACCGAATCATCTATTTCATAAACGAGACGATATTGTCCGATGCGAATTCTATATAATCTTTCATGTCCTTGGAGCTTCCGAACCCCTCTTGGACGAGGCTTTTGCCGCAATCTCTCCACTGTCCCCTCCACCCGTTGCTTGATTTCCGATGGGAGAGAACGAAATTCCTTGGCCGCCGAAACCTTAAATTGAATCCTATAGTCAGACAGCCTTGGTCTCCTCTGCTGACATTTCGGCCTTTAAATTATCCCAGTCCACCGTGGGTTCGTCTTTCCGAGATTGCGCCACCAGGACATCATAGAGGTCTTCCCAGAGTTCGCCCCACTCCGAAAGATCAATGAGAACGGCTTTCTTTTTGCCGGTATCATCTACGACAAATTGGATGCCCTTCATTTCATCCTCGCTTATTTGCTCATCAGCCGATGTTAACCCCATACTGATAATCAACTTGTACCAAACAAAAAAAGCGGGCCGCAGCCCACTTCCGGGAAAATCCAAGATAAAGGTCAATCTCGGGGCACCCCAGAGCAACTACTTATCTCCGCCCTTAAAGTTAGCCGGCCATCCTGCCCCTTACTGTCGGCAACCTCAATGGGGGAAGCGGGTTTCCCCGGTGGACCGGTTGGCCTGCATCGCCAACCGTCTCGCCCCCGGGGCTGGAGCGGGCAACGGGATTCGAACCCGCGACACCAAGCTTGGGAAGCTTGTACTCTACCAACTGAGCTATGCCCGCTCAACAAGTATGTATAATAAATTCCAGGGGAAAAGTCAAGGCATTTTACCATCGAAGGCCTGAGTTGCCGGCCCTCCCCCACCCGATGCAACTTTATTCACTTTCCTGCTTGGAAAATTAAAAATCCGCTTAAGTTACTTTTAAGAACCTCCGATGGGGCTTTTAAATGATTGGCACCGGAGGTCTCACATGGCATGGCAATATGTTGAAAATGTACGGATTCGATTTATCCTCACGGGATTGGTCACCCTGATGCTGCTCGTTTCCATGGCCTCAGCGCAATCCGTTCGAGGGGATGCGCCCCAGGACCTGTTGCCTCAGCCCCCTTGCCTGGAGAAATCTATCCGGCCCCCGGACCGGCCTTCTGTAGCTGACGAGTCTGCCATAGGAACGAATTTTGGAACCGAACCCGCAGCCTCGCACCGGTTTCAGGCCACTTCCCTGTCCCCCTTGCCACCTGCGTCCGCCTTCGCCTTGCAGGCCGATCTGCGTAAATTTCTCGATACCTGGCCGACCCCGGGAACCACGGTTGCCCGGAATGAACCGCCGGATGGGGAATTGACCGACGAAGACCTCATGTAGGCAAGGATAAAATGTGGCGTAGGCACCCTCGCTTGCGCCTTAACCATAGATACTCATCCTCAGATGCACCCGCCGCACAGGCCGTCGATGTCCCCGGCGTGGAGGTAGCAGAAATCCTGGCCGCACTTGGTGCAGTCGTCCACATATGGCTCCAGGCAAAAGTCGCACTGGCGCTCACGATCCACCTGGTAGTCATCGGGATGCAGCGGTATCTCGATTTTATGGCTCTCTTTCAAGTGAGCGAAGATATCGGCCTCACTCAATTCCCGGTCTCGATTCCATCTCGATCTCAGGCCACAATGGCCACAGATCGCACGGTGTCGCCACATAATTCCTTCCTTGAGCTTCAGATTGAGACTGATTAAGAGGGCAGGTTATGAAAGAAGTTCAATCCGTTTAGTTCCTCCCCCTTGATGGGGAGGCTGAGTTGGGGGTGACGGTAACTCTTTATTTACTCCAATCTAAAAATCTCTTCATCAAGGGCTTAGGACCTGCCGGGCCACGGCGATATCCGCGTGGATCTGGGCCGCCAGGGCCTCAAGAGAAGGAAAGCGCTGCTCCTCCCGCAACCGGGCGACAAATTGTACCTCCAAAGGTTCGCCGTACAAATCGCCGGAAAAATCCAGGAGATGCACCTCAAGGGAAAGCTCGGAATTATCAAAGGTGGGACAGGTGCCGATATTGGCCACCCCGGGAAGAATAGCGTCGCCCCGGCTGACCCAGACCGCGTAAATACCGCTGGCCGGTAACAGCTCGTTCGGCGTCAAGATATTGGCCGTGGGCACTCCTAAAAGCTTGGCCCCTCGTCCCTTGCCCTGGACTACCCGGCCCGCCACGCCGTAAGGCCGCCCCAGGAGCCGTCCGGCTTCCGTCACTTTCCCCAGCCTCAGCATAGCCCGGATCAGGGAACTACTCACCACCGCGCCCTGGACTTCCACCCCCCAAACCACCTGTACGGTAAACCCATGGACGGATCCCATCTCCCGGAGAAGGTCGATATTACCCTCCCGGCCCCGGCCGAAACAGTAGTCATGACCCACCACCACTTCCCGGGCCCGAAGGCGCTCGCAGAAATATTGTCTCACAAACTCCCGAGCCGGCAGCGCCGCAAATTTTAGGGAAAACGGCAGAACCACCACCGCATCCAACCCGGCATCGGCCAGGAGCTTGAGTTTCTGATCCTGGGTAGTCAGGAGTGGCAAGTTGACTTCAGGCCGCAAGACCTTTACGGGATGGGGATTAAAAGTTACCGCCACAGCCTGCCCCCCCAGCTCACGGGCCCGCTTTTGCACCCGGTCCAGGATTGCCCGGTGCCCCAGGTGGACTCCGTCAAAATTGCCAATAGTGACCACCGTTCGGGAAAAAGCTGACTCCCCGGGGGGGAGATCATGATATACCATCAATGCGTTCGCCTCTCGCAGTTTGACCTTGACAAGATTTATCTTAAAATTATATATATTGAATTCGGAAATAGCCAGGGTGAAGCGCTTAGGTTTTCCCCGGCATCCGGCCGAAGTGGCGGAACTGGTAGACGCGCTGGGTTCAGGGTCCAGTGGGGGTTTCCCCGTCGGGGTTCAAATCCCCGCTTCGGCACCATTTGATTAATTAAGGCGTAATCTCAATGGGTTACGCCTTTTGTTTTGGGCATTCGCCCCGGTTTGTCCCCGCTTTTGTCCCCGGTGAAACCAGCAAATATGCCGACTACCCAATAACTGTTTACCGGGGCGAGCGGGGACAATTGCCCCCGGGTCCTGTTATCATCCCACCTTCCCTGATGGAGTTACAGATGTGAGAAAACAGATTTTATTTGCCCTCGTTTTTTCCTTGACAAGGCTGAAGATTTATAATTTAATCTGTGCACAAATTGCTGTTATAGCACAATTGGCACAAGCCAGAGAGGAGTTGACGGATGATCATTATTCATGTCCTCACCTTGGCTCAAGAGATCGGCGTTCATCGCAACACCATCCGTAACTGGGTGAAGACCGGCCGCATCGAAGCCCGTCCCGGGCCCGGCAAAGGCCTTCTGTTCACCCCGGATGCGTTCGAACGCCTCTGCCAGGAATTTCACTTGGACCCTGAGCGTCTTCCCATTGCCATGAGTTGCCAACTGGCACCTGCTCCCCTGACCCTGACCCCGGAATCTCTCCTCGCCAACCCAACCGTCGATCGCCCCGGCAAAACCGTGGGATCGGTCATGGTGGTAGGCGGCGGCATTGCCGGCATCCAGGCGGCCCTGGATTTGGCCGATTCGGGCTATTATGTCCACCTGGTGGAAAAAAGCCCCGGCATCGGCGGCAAGATGAGCCAACTGGACAAGACCTACCCCACCAACGACTGCGCCATGTGAATTATCTCGCCCAAGCTGGTTGAGTGCGGTCGGCACTTAAACATCGAGCTTCTCACTCTTTCCCAAGTAACCGATATTTCCGGTCCCCCGGGCAATTTCACCGTCACGGTCACCCAAGAGCCGCGCTATGTCGATATGGACAAGTGCATCGCCTGTGGCCTCTGTGCCCAGAAATGCCCCAAAAAGGTGGACGACGACTACAACGCCAATATGGGCCAACGCAAGGCCATCTACCTTAAGTACAGCCAGACGGTGCCATTGAAGTATGCCATTGACGCCGAAAACTGCCTCT from the Desulfobaccales bacterium genome contains:
- the pnp gene encoding polyribonucleotide nucleotidyltransferase gives rise to the protein MAKKTYTVEIGGRDLYFETGHLAQQASGSVLVRYGENAVLVTATMSDSPREGIDFLPLTVDYMERAYAAGRVPGSFFRREIGRPSEKETLTSRFIDRPMRPLFPKGTVNEIQIIATVLSGDMEIDPDIVALNGAAAALEISDIPFNGPVAAVRVGKVDGQLVINPTNSQLKESTLNLIVAGAPQGLVMVEAGARMIQEDEVLEALFFAQEQLQPILELIKGMGREIGEPKRQVVEPPDYPELRQKIEALAKDKILAAVVIPEKKARYKALDQARDEVLADLGSEVEGLEKVAKGLFSEFKKKLVRNLMLTEQRRIDGRSYTEVRPITGEINILSRSHGSAVFTRGETQALAVATLGTPSDEQKIETLVGETFKSFMLHYNFPPYSVGETRMIRGPGRREIGHGALAERAISQVLPSAEEFPYTIRIVSEILSSNGSSSMATICGGSMALMDAGVPIKAAVAGVAMGLIKEDDRVAVLSDILGDEDSLGDMDFKVAGTADGITALQMDIKMTGLTREIMGQALTQAREARLHILGKMNEVIDAPSPTLKEHAPKIIVLTINPDKIREVIGPGGKMVKSIVAATGVKIDIEDDGRIHISSADQTAANEAIRLINEIIEEAEIGATYTGKVKKIMDFGAFVEILPGTDGLVHISEMAHRRVKTVDEILKEGDVVTVKVLDVDRQGKIRLSIKALIPNDNPQPDDSDRRGGRVPKKRPE
- the rpsO gene encoding 30S ribosomal protein S15 — encoded protein: MALDTEHKQEIIDRYRLHDADTGSPEVQVAILSERISYLTDHFKVHAKDHHSRRGLIKLVGQRRRLLNYLKDRDIERYRALIERLGLRK
- the truB gene encoding tRNA pseudouridine(55) synthase TruB; the protein is MISGILLIDKPADVTSFEVVRRARRVLKIRKIGHLGTLDPFATGLLPLCLLEATKLVPYLMPEPKTYRARVKLGVTTDTQDCTGTIIATNEAMPTPEEIIQAATGLVGEVTQVPPQYSAVHYQGERAYRLARRGEVAELAPRTVTIYDLTVDELVIPEFTMTVACSQGTYIRTLAQDLGEVLGCGAHLAALRRLAVGPFKVDDALPLVTLAELSQEGLVSRIVPLTDCLPRLRSIEVDAAAARQLRQGRPLVHGATDLHEGEQVRILADAELIAVAQVRNLTPQAVLAPVRVFLSGQL
- a CDS encoding DUF86 domain-containing protein; amino-acid sequence: MPRDYKIYLSDIIECIERIQDYTAGLSLVDFCNDRKTIDAVIRNLEIIGEAARRLPEGFRIKFPDVEWGRIVSLRNILIHEYPGIDLETIWDIIENKLSLLKKQVNKILKDSN
- a CDS encoding nucleotidyltransferase family protein — its product is MKKSSDAILKIIEENRETLKRFGVRSLGLFGSVARGEATESSDLDFLVELEKKSFDAYMDLKDYLEELFACDVDLVMKDALKPRLKEPILKETIYAQGL
- the rbfA gene encoding 30S ribosome-binding factor RbfA; protein product: MKQRTPTGRPTRVAELLRERLALILLNKCADPRLKELTLTEVEMSPDLKQARVFYVVRENVDKIQVTKALDKALGFIKQEVAKENLFRLMPEFFFLPDPGLDRAAQLEKLFEAAREQHGPGEPEER
- a CDS encoding DUF503 domain-containing protein gives rise to the protein MIIAAALITLIIPENDSLKGKRRVVKSLIEKVRHKFEAAVAEVGDNDLWQKAKIGVALVGNDSQFLESRLQQIMKYIENQNLAEIIDFQVELCYLEK